The stretch of DNA CCAGTGCGGAACGAAGTGTTGAAGTGGTCATGGTGCGCTTTCTTGGTTGGTCGCTGATGTAACAATTACATCATGCGCCGCACCGTCTGGCCACTGGCATTAAGATCAGCCTTGCCATAGCGAGGATTTGGAATCGCCGTCTGCGACTTTTGGCCGAGAGCGGGCGCTAGGCCGCCGGTAGCGACACCGTGGAATATGGCGACAGCACGCGCCAGCCTAGTGTCGCGTACAGCGCGCGGCCTTGCTCTGTCGCCACCAGCACGCGCTGGGCGGCTTGTGACTGCTGCGCCGTGCCCAACGCCGCCATCAGCGCGGCGCCCAGACCCTGGCGCTGGTGCTGGGCCTCGGTGGCGATGCGGTCGAAGGCGAACACGCCTTCATGTTCCACCGCGTAGCCGCTGGCGGCCAGCGTGTCGTCTTCGGCGAAGATGCGTGCGGTGGTGATGCTGCCTTCGGTGGACACCTGCATCCAGAATCCCGACGGCAGTGACGGCACCGGGTTGCGTCCGGCGTCTTTGGTCATCAGGTAGGCGTCCGGGTGCAGCTCCCAGCGCGGCGTCACGTGCGCCTGCAATAGCGACGGCCGGCCGCACATTTTGATCAACACGCCCGGCTGATGGATTTCTCGCGCCAGCTCGGTGATGCCCGGGTGGGCGCTGGCGAACACATAGCGTCGTAGTTCGTCCGGCTGCCCGGTGTCCACGCGCAGGCCGCCGCGGTCCGGCACCGGTGCCGGCAGCCCGCGTGCGATCGAACGGGCCGCCAGCCAGCTGGCCAGCAATTGCGGATCTACGTTGCTCATTGAATCCTCACGCTTGATGTTATCCTTGATCGAATTATATGACTGGAATCGGTATGATCTCTAGACAGTATGTGTCGCAGG from Duganella dendranthematis encodes:
- a CDS encoding GNAT family N-acetyltransferase encodes the protein MSNVDPQLLASWLAARSIARGLPAPVPDRGGLRVDTGQPDELRRYVFASAHPGITELAREIHQPGVLIKMCGRPSLLQAHVTPRWELHPDAYLMTKDAGRNPVPSLPSGFWMQVSTEGSITTARIFAEDDTLAASGYAVEHEGVFAFDRIATEAQHQRQGLGAALMAALGTAQQSQAAQRVLVATEQGRALYATLGWRVLSPYSTVSLPAA